A window from Bosea sp. ANAM02 encodes these proteins:
- a CDS encoding MFS transporter encodes MTDTDRPDLAYRRVLALTGPLFLSYLTVAMSLPAVPVHVVQGLGFDNTYGGLAVGIAFLSTILTRGRAGAWADRLGGKQCMQRGLVIYAAAGVICLAASWTGFSTTASYAVLIAGRLLLGVGESVAMVGMIGWAIGVMGQARSGLVISLVGMGMYGAFAAGGPLGLALLDRFGFGGLMLVCSLLPIAGLLAIHRLPAVGPHVGQRQSFWTIIGQIWRPGLAVGLQGVGFAALGAFFSLYVLSKGWAHASLGLTFFGTGFVAMRLLCGHLPDRIGGRPVAIASLCVEACGQYLIWLAPGPYAALAGALLTGIGCSMVFPAMGSEVVKRVQPHMRGTAVGGFAAFQDLAYGATGPLAGALADRTGYASIFLIGGLAATMGLLLVLSDRQAPKGLEAQLGK; translated from the coding sequence ATGACCGACACGGATCGGCCCGATCTGGCCTATCGCCGCGTGCTTGCCCTGACGGGCCCACTGTTCCTCTCCTACCTGACCGTCGCGATGTCGCTGCCGGCCGTGCCCGTGCATGTCGTGCAGGGGCTGGGCTTCGACAATACCTATGGCGGCCTAGCGGTCGGCATCGCTTTCCTCTCGACGATCCTGACCCGTGGCCGGGCAGGCGCCTGGGCCGACCGGCTCGGCGGCAAGCAGTGCATGCAGCGCGGCCTGGTCATCTATGCTGCGGCGGGGGTGATCTGCCTGGCAGCCAGCTGGACAGGCTTCTCAACGACGGCAAGCTATGCCGTGCTGATCGCCGGGCGCCTGCTGCTCGGTGTCGGCGAAAGCGTTGCGATGGTCGGTATGATCGGCTGGGCCATCGGCGTGATGGGCCAGGCCCGTTCCGGCCTGGTGATCTCCCTCGTCGGAATGGGCATGTATGGCGCCTTCGCGGCCGGTGGGCCGCTCGGCCTAGCCTTGCTCGACCGTTTCGGCTTCGGCGGGCTGATGCTCGTCTGCTCGCTCCTGCCAATCGCTGGGTTGCTCGCCATTCATCGGCTACCGGCTGTGGGGCCGCACGTTGGGCAGCGGCAGTCGTTCTGGACGATCATCGGCCAGATCTGGCGCCCCGGCCTGGCGGTCGGACTGCAGGGTGTGGGCTTTGCGGCGCTGGGGGCCTTCTTCTCGCTCTATGTGTTGAGCAAGGGATGGGCGCATGCGAGCCTCGGCCTGACCTTCTTCGGCACCGGCTTCGTCGCCATGCGTCTGCTCTGCGGCCATCTCCCGGACCGGATCGGCGGACGGCCCGTCGCGATCGCGTCGCTTTGCGTGGAGGCCTGCGGCCAGTATCTCATCTGGCTCGCGCCCGGCCCTTACGCCGCGCTCGCGGGTGCCCTGCTGACGGGGATCGGCTGCTCGATGGTGTTCCCGGCCATGGGCTCGGAGGTGGTCAAGCGCGTTCAGCCTCATATGCGCGGAACCGCGGTCGGTGGGTTTGCAGCCTTCCAGGACCTCGCCTATGGCGCGACCGGGCCGCTTGCCGGTGCGCTCGCCGACCGAACGGGCTATGCGTCGATCTTCCTGATCGGTGGCTTGGCTGCGACGATGGGGCTGCTGCTGGTCTTGTCTGACCGACAGGCGCCAAAAGGATTAGAAGCACAGCTCGGCAAATAA